From a single Arachis hypogaea cultivar Tifrunner chromosome 3, arahy.Tifrunner.gnm2.J5K5, whole genome shotgun sequence genomic region:
- the LOC112734860 gene encoding squamosa promoter-binding-like protein 12 isoform X9, whose translation MEWNAKSPSQWEWEHLFFSNAKVTENPKLQPPPDWSGEANGETNVGLLDNSGGSGCSESELMNPSSSRSSKSASINSSSNRDSKTSIFTLESSQDDSSGKKEELVENSHSHEPPPGSGEPLLTLKLGKRLYFEDVCPGSDAKKNQSSSGAPIQAVSSGKKSKSNAQNMQYPCCQVEGCGLDLLSAKDYHRKHRVCESHSKSPKVVIAGLERRFCQQCSRFHGLSEFDENKRSCRRRLSDHNARRRKPHPETVQLNPSDLTPSPFVGRQQISPFTYTTSGAATANTVWQDMRRSKQLPQTKDFLLKAVKGNNEIPSIVSMVTEDDSKGIAFASVEDSTTCSDTQDFQSALSLLSTESHQPQRLPLASSEYWHTDQHPLASTMWLTYPTCDDTITNRSQEFQLLREPYDSAFSYHHLD comes from the exons ATGGAGTGGAATGCAAAATCTCCCTCACAATGGGAGTGGGAGCACCTGTTCTTCTCCAATGCAAAAGTAACCGAAAACCCCAAATTACAACCACCACCAGATTGGAGTGGTGAAGCAAATGGAGAAACCAATGTTGGGTTGTTGGACAATTCTGGTGGTAGTGGTTGCTCTGAGTCTGAGCTCATGAACCCATCTTCGTCAAGAAGCTCGAAATCTGCTTCCATCAATTCATCTTCCAATAGGGATAGCAAAACATCTATCTTCACCTTAGAAAGTTCCCAAGATGATTCCAGTGGTAAAAAAGAAGAGCTGGTTGAAAACTCTCATTCGCATGAGCCCCCTCCTGGCTCTGGCGAACCGTTGCTTACTCTAAAGCTTGGTAAACGCTTGTACTTTGAAGATGTTTGTCCGGGAAGTGATGCCAAGAAGAACCAGTCTTCCTCAGGTGCTCCGATTCAAGCTGTGAGTAGTGGAAAGAAATCTAAGTCCAATGCTCAGAACATGCAATATCCATGCTGCCAGGTTGAAGGTTGTGGCCTTGACCTCTTGTCAGCTAAAGATTATCATCGCAAACATAGAGTTTGTGAAAGTCATTCCAAGTCTCCAAAGGTGGTTATTGCTGGTTTGGAACGTCGATTTTGCCAGCAATGTAGCAG GTTCCATGGTCTGTCAGAGTTTGATGAAAACAAAAGAAGCTGCAGACGGCGTCTTTCAGATCACAATGCACGGCGCCGGAAACCTCATCCTGAAACTGTCCAGTTAAATCCATCAGATTTGACTCCCTCGCCTTTTG TTGGGAGGCAACAGATTAGCCCCTTCACTTATACAACGAGCGGAGCCGCGACCGCGAATACAGTTTGGCAAGACATGCGGCGGAGCAAGCAGCTCCCCCAGACGAAAGATTTTCTGTTGAAGGCTGTGAAAGGCAACAATGAGATACCAAGTATTGTGAGCATGGTGACAGAGGATGATTCCAAAGGCATTGCATTTGCAA GTGTAGAGGATTCAACTACGTGCTCTGATACTCAAGATTTCCAGAGTGCTCTCTCTCTTCTGTCAACCGAGTCTCATCAGCCTCAGCGCTTGCCTCTTGCTTCCTCGGAATACTGGCACACTGATCAACACCCATTGGCTTCCACCATGTGGCTCACCTACCCAACTTGCGACGACACCATCACCAACCGCTCTCAGGAATTTCAGCTCTTACGAGAACCTTATGATTCTGCTTTTAGTTATCACCACTTGGATTAA
- the LOC112734860 gene encoding squamosa promoter-binding-like protein 10 isoform X7 yields the protein MNYWILKAFQRSLNFSALPMEWNAKSPSQWEWEHLFFSNAKVTENPKLQPPPDWSGEANGETNVGLLDNSGGSGCSESELMNPSSSRSSKSASINSSSNRDSKTSIFTLESSQDDSSGKKEELVENSHSHEPPPGSGEPLLTLKLGKRLYFEDVCPGSDAKKNQSSSGAPIQAVSSGKKSKSNAQNMQYPCCQVEGCGLDLLSAKDYHRKHRVCESHSKSPKVVIAGLERRFCQQCSRFHGLSEFDENKRSCRRRLSDHNARRRKPHPETVQLNPSDLTPSPFAVGRQQISPFTYTTSGAATANTVWQDMRRSKQLPQTKDFLLKAVKGNNEIPSIVSMVTEDDSKGVEDSTTCSDTQDFQSALSLLSTESHQPQRLPLASSEYWHTDQHPLASTMWLTYPTCDDTITNRSQEFQLLREPYDSAFSYHHLD from the exons ATGAATTATTGGATTTTGAAAGCTTTCCAAAG ATCACTGAATTTCTCAGCTCTTCCGATGGAGTGGAATGCAAAATCTCCCTCACAATGGGAGTGGGAGCACCTGTTCTTCTCCAATGCAAAAGTAACCGAAAACCCCAAATTACAACCACCACCAGATTGGAGTGGTGAAGCAAATGGAGAAACCAATGTTGGGTTGTTGGACAATTCTGGTGGTAGTGGTTGCTCTGAGTCTGAGCTCATGAACCCATCTTCGTCAAGAAGCTCGAAATCTGCTTCCATCAATTCATCTTCCAATAGGGATAGCAAAACATCTATCTTCACCTTAGAAAGTTCCCAAGATGATTCCAGTGGTAAAAAAGAAGAGCTGGTTGAAAACTCTCATTCGCATGAGCCCCCTCCTGGCTCTGGCGAACCGTTGCTTACTCTAAAGCTTGGTAAACGCTTGTACTTTGAAGATGTTTGTCCGGGAAGTGATGCCAAGAAGAACCAGTCTTCCTCAGGTGCTCCGATTCAAGCTGTGAGTAGTGGAAAGAAATCTAAGTCCAATGCTCAGAACATGCAATATCCATGCTGCCAGGTTGAAGGTTGTGGCCTTGACCTCTTGTCAGCTAAAGATTATCATCGCAAACATAGAGTTTGTGAAAGTCATTCCAAGTCTCCAAAGGTGGTTATTGCTGGTTTGGAACGTCGATTTTGCCAGCAATGTAGCAG GTTCCATGGTCTGTCAGAGTTTGATGAAAACAAAAGAAGCTGCAGACGGCGTCTTTCAGATCACAATGCACGGCGCCGGAAACCTCATCCTGAAACTGTCCAGTTAAATCCATCAGATTTGACTCCCTCGCCTTTTG CAGTTGGGAGGCAACAGATTAGCCCCTTCACTTATACAACGAGCGGAGCCGCGACCGCGAATACAGTTTGGCAAGACATGCGGCGGAGCAAGCAGCTCCCCCAGACGAAAGATTTTCTGTTGAAGGCTGTGAAAGGCAACAATGAGATACCAAGTATTGTGAGCATGGTGACAGAGGATGATTCCAAAG GTGTAGAGGATTCAACTACGTGCTCTGATACTCAAGATTTCCAGAGTGCTCTCTCTCTTCTGTCAACCGAGTCTCATCAGCCTCAGCGCTTGCCTCTTGCTTCCTCGGAATACTGGCACACTGATCAACACCCATTGGCTTCCACCATGTGGCTCACCTACCCAACTTGCGACGACACCATCACCAACCGCTCTCAGGAATTTCAGCTCTTACGAGAACCTTATGATTCTGCTTTTAGTTATCACCACTTGGATTAA
- the LOC112734860 gene encoding squamosa promoter-binding-like protein 12 isoform X11, translating to MNRSLIRIAIAVVNLLLYSYASSVPVISLNFSALPMEWNAKSPSQWEWEHLFFSNAKVTENPKLQPPPDWSGEANGETNVGLLDNSGGSGCSESELMNPSSSRSSKSASINSSSNRDSKTSIFTLESSQDDSSGKKEELVENSHSHEPPPGSGEPLLTLKLGKRLYFEDVCPGSDAKKNQSSSGAPIQAVSSGKKSKSNAQNMQYPCCQVEGCGLDLLSAKDYHRKHRVCESHSKSPKVVIAGLERRFCQQCSRFHGLSEFDENKRSCRRRLSDHNARRRKPHPETVQLNPSDLTPSPFVGRQQISPFTYTTSGAATANTVWQDMRRSKQLPQTKDFLLKAVKGNNEIPSIVSMVTEDDSKGIAFASKTLILLTD from the exons atgaaCCGTTCCCTTATTCGTATTGCTATTGCTGTTGTTAACTTGTTATTGTATTCATATGCTTCTTCAGTCCCTGTAAt ATCACTGAATTTCTCAGCTCTTCCGATGGAGTGGAATGCAAAATCTCCCTCACAATGGGAGTGGGAGCACCTGTTCTTCTCCAATGCAAAAGTAACCGAAAACCCCAAATTACAACCACCACCAGATTGGAGTGGTGAAGCAAATGGAGAAACCAATGTTGGGTTGTTGGACAATTCTGGTGGTAGTGGTTGCTCTGAGTCTGAGCTCATGAACCCATCTTCGTCAAGAAGCTCGAAATCTGCTTCCATCAATTCATCTTCCAATAGGGATAGCAAAACATCTATCTTCACCTTAGAAAGTTCCCAAGATGATTCCAGTGGTAAAAAAGAAGAGCTGGTTGAAAACTCTCATTCGCATGAGCCCCCTCCTGGCTCTGGCGAACCGTTGCTTACTCTAAAGCTTGGTAAACGCTTGTACTTTGAAGATGTTTGTCCGGGAAGTGATGCCAAGAAGAACCAGTCTTCCTCAGGTGCTCCGATTCAAGCTGTGAGTAGTGGAAAGAAATCTAAGTCCAATGCTCAGAACATGCAATATCCATGCTGCCAGGTTGAAGGTTGTGGCCTTGACCTCTTGTCAGCTAAAGATTATCATCGCAAACATAGAGTTTGTGAAAGTCATTCCAAGTCTCCAAAGGTGGTTATTGCTGGTTTGGAACGTCGATTTTGCCAGCAATGTAGCAG GTTCCATGGTCTGTCAGAGTTTGATGAAAACAAAAGAAGCTGCAGACGGCGTCTTTCAGATCACAATGCACGGCGCCGGAAACCTCATCCTGAAACTGTCCAGTTAAATCCATCAGATTTGACTCCCTCGCCTTTTG TTGGGAGGCAACAGATTAGCCCCTTCACTTATACAACGAGCGGAGCCGCGACCGCGAATACAGTTTGGCAAGACATGCGGCGGAGCAAGCAGCTCCCCCAGACGAAAGATTTTCTGTTGAAGGCTGTGAAAGGCAACAATGAGATACCAAGTATTGTGAGCATGGTGACAGAGGATGATTCCAAAGGCATTGCATTTGCAAGCAAGACTCTTATACTTTTAACAGATTGA